In Camelus dromedarius isolate mCamDro1 chromosome 7, mCamDro1.pat, whole genome shotgun sequence, the sequence TTTCTTCTGCACCAGGAGACATTAGCTCTCGATTTTCTCACAAGAATCTTCTTTGACCTAGAAAAAAAACCAAGGGGTAAGAAATGTACCTCTGAAATGGGTGTAGAATCCTGCCCCTTCACAGCTTTCAGAGGATTGAATCCCAGATACAGGAGGAGTTGCTCATTGGATTTGCTCAAGTTTCTTCAAAGAACCCCAGGAGCATGCTTTATTTTAGAGTCAGATAAATAGAAATAATCCTTGAGTCTCTACTGAGAATTCAGATTCCCGAAAGGATCATGAGAcataatacttttttattttctctctaagGGGTGGAGGGAAAACCCTGAGTTTTCTCTCTGGAGGAGAGCTAAGATCATGTCTGATTCTCCTCGGAGGAAAAATTCTAGGGAACAGGCAAAGCAGATACTGGCATCATCCTGTTTCTGCACATATTTTCAAGTATCTCAAGAGTTATAAACCTGAGACAGATGCAACAAATTACAATAGCCAGACTCTTCAATGATTCATTTTATGAATTCATGCTCCTCTATAAGCCCCATGAAGGTATACGATAAGCTGAAATGTTTAGATAGGTTGAGAGGTGGGTTCCAGTAGGGCCTGAGAAGGCAACCCTGAGAGAGAACAGATCCCCCAAGCCAAGATGGGGTTCAGCGATTCAAACGAGGAAGGAGTCTAATATCCACTGGCAACCATTACTGAGCCCTTCTTATGTTTCAGAAAATATGCCAAATGCTTTATATTGACCACACAGTTTAATTCCAtcactgtcttcattttacagatgtggagacTGAAATTAAAGtacaaattcaaaaatatatacaatatataaattatttatatatattttatatgttaacaTAATCATGtatgttaatatataattatatataaaaatatgtatgttatatataattatataaatataaattttaaaaagataaagatatcAATTACTTAAGTGTGATCCAGGGACCCCTGGGAATCTCCGAGAACCTTTCAAAGGGCCCATGGGCTCAAACTACTTTCACAATAATATTGAGACACCTTTTGCCTTTCTCATTCTCACTCTCTCAGTGGAGTTTCCCAGAACCATCATGACATGTATTGCAACACATAGAATGCAGAAGATGATATAAAATCTAGCTGTCTTCTAagccaaacatttaaaaatgtttcaaacagGTGAAACTTaactattcttttcatttttttttgttttgtaaaagagtaagttttcataaaaatacatCATTTCTGTTAACGTATAAcggaaatatttctaaatgaattaaaagtaaatatttaataaaatctcAGCTTTAATTCCTAATATGACACACATCAGCAAATATAACCACATAAATGAAATATGTTCGGGAGAGTTCAAAGAGGTCCTGATACCAAAGAGTTACAGTACCATTGGACTGCATGATAAATCATCAGTCCAGCAAGAGCCAGAGCTGGTAACGAATGATTTTTATCTCATACCAaaagtattttagttttctaGTTGCTGcaacaaattaacacaaatttaagggcttaaaataacacatctattatctcacagtttccatgGGTCAGCAGTCCTGGTTTGGGTCAGCTGATTCTCTGCACACACCTCACAGGCTGAAATCAAGGGTTCTTTGTATTTCAAGGGAGAAGAGAGACCAGAGAGActtgaaataattgaaaataatataaCTTGGGTTCTAAATATCAGAGTAATCCTCACCTTTATAATTCTCCTATGCTTTTCAATCTACATGATTTCCTTCTTTACATGGTAAACGTTTATCTATTGTAAGAACTCCAACTAGATCGTATACACCCCTTTATTCAATGTTTCCTGCAGAAATGCCAATAAAGGCAGTGGCTGAAATCTTCCCCCTGTCCTGTCTTCTGCCTGACCACTCTGGTGTCATCCTCACATGGCCCACCATGCAGGGCCACGCCTCCTGTCTCTAGGGCTTGACTGTATAATAAACTTAGTTTTTTCTTAAGCCTTTTGTGACCGCACTTGATTGaccatcacatttttaaaaatatagagcaCACGGcctgtgatttgcatttcttgttTCTTAATAGTGACTTGGATGAGCAGAATGATTAAGTTTGTAAAGGTCCAATATTTaccaatttttcaaatattatgtcTTGTGCTTTTTGGATCATCTTTAAGAATCTTTGCctacccaaggtcatgaagatattcATCTATCTTACTTTCTAAGGTCTATGGAGTTTCTCATCATATGTTTAGGtttataatattctattatattgTGGCATTATTACAGCACAAAGCAAAAAAGTCACCTACCATAATTCAGAGAAAGCAAAGCCCTTCCTCTCACATGTTGCCCTTTGATATCCCTCACATTGGCCTCTCCTTCCACAGCGCTCTCCTCAGGGCACCCTTGACCTCTGCACTCCTCAGGCTGTAGATCAGTGGGTTCAGCATAGGGTTGAAAAGACTGTAAAACAGGGAAAGGACCTTCTGCTGCTCCTCGGGGTGTTGAGATTTGGGGGCCATGTACATGACGATGGCACTACCAAAGAAGAGCCCGACCACgcagaggtgggaggagcaggtggagaaggccttTCTGCGGCCCTCAGCTGCCTGGATCCTCAGGATGGAGAACAGGATGCGTGTGTAGGAGACCAGCACCAAGCAGAGGGGCCCCAGTAAGATAAAAACACAAGCTGAAAAGATGACAGTTTGGTTCAGCCTGGTGTCAGCACAGGCCAGCTTGAGGACAGACAGGATTTCACAGAAGAAGTGGTTGATTTCACGAGGCCCACAGAAGGGCAGTCTCAGGATGAGAACCACATGGACCAGAGCCAGGAGGAAGCTAAACACCCAGGAAGTGGCAGCCAGGACCGAGCACACTCTCCAGCTCATGATGACAGTGTAACGGAGGGGGTGGCAGATCGCCACGTACCGATCGTAGGACATCACCACCAAAATCACGCACTCTGTGTGAGCAAAGGCTAGATATAAAAATGTCTGCATAATGCAAGGAACAAAGGAGATGGTTCTCTTCTGACTCACTAGATTTGCCAGCATCTTGGGGACATTGTTGGAAGCATAGGACATGTCAATTATGGCCAAGTGTGACAGGAaaaagtacatgggggtgtgcaGTCTAGAGTCTAAGCAGATAAGCCCCAGGATGACTCCATTCCCCAGAAGGGTGAGGGtgtagaagagagagaaaagtccAAAGAGCAAAGACTCCAGGGCTGGATCAACCTGGAATCCCAGCAGGGTCACTTCTGTGATCCACGTCTGGTTG encodes:
- the LOC105094861 gene encoding olfactory receptor 2A14-like → MDGNQTWITEVTLLGFQVDPALESLLFGLFSLFYTLTLLGNGVILGLICLDSRLHTPMYFFLSHLAIIDMSYASNNVPKMLANLVSQKRTISFVPCIMQTFLYLAFAHTECVILVVMSYDRYVAICHPLRYTVIMSWRVCSVLAATSWVFSFLLALVHVVLILRLPFCGPREINHFFCEILSVLKLACADTRLNQTVIFSACVFILLGPLCLVLVSYTRILFSILRIQAAEGRRKAFSTCSSHLCVVGLFFGSAIVMYMAPKSQHPEEQQKVLSLFYSLFNPMLNPLIYSLRSAEVKGALRRALWKERPM